One stretch of Pigmentiphaga aceris DNA includes these proteins:
- the ddlA gene encoding D-alanine--D-alanine ligase, with amino-acid sequence MKKLRAGIIFGGKSAEHEVSLQSAKNIVDAIDKNKFDVTLLGIDKQGQWHVSDVSNYLHNANDPARIALHHSRQHVALIPGQTQQQLIQSRDASALAQLDVVFPIVHGTLGEDGSLQGMLRMADIPFVGSSVLGSAVSMDKDVTKRLLRDAGLKVAPFVTVTRSTRNKHDFATVTAKLGLPLFIKPANQGSSVGVSKARTEDEFNQALALAFDYDHKVLVESAIVGREIECAILGNEHPRASVCGEIVVSDDFYSYDTKYINEQGAVVKAPADLSDEINERIRAIAIQAFQALDCCGMARVDVFLTPDGDVIINEVNTLPGFTNISMYPKLWEASGLGYTDLITTLIELAMERHRQDGELKSSVR; translated from the coding sequence ATGAAAAAACTGCGCGCAGGCATCATTTTCGGCGGCAAATCCGCTGAACATGAAGTGTCATTGCAATCGGCGAAAAACATCGTCGACGCCATCGACAAGAACAAATTCGACGTCACCCTGCTGGGTATCGACAAGCAGGGACAATGGCATGTCAGCGACGTGTCGAACTACCTGCACAACGCCAACGACCCGGCACGCATCGCGCTGCATCACTCGCGCCAACACGTTGCGCTGATCCCCGGCCAGACGCAGCAGCAACTGATTCAGAGCCGCGACGCGAGTGCGCTGGCGCAGCTCGACGTGGTGTTCCCGATCGTGCACGGCACCCTGGGTGAAGACGGCTCGCTGCAAGGCATGCTTCGCATGGCCGACATTCCCTTTGTCGGCAGCAGCGTGCTGGGCTCTGCAGTCAGCATGGACAAGGACGTGACCAAGCGCCTGCTGCGCGACGCGGGCTTGAAGGTTGCCCCGTTCGTCACGGTGACCCGCAGCACTCGGAACAAACACGATTTCGCCACGGTGACGGCCAAGCTTGGCCTGCCCTTGTTCATCAAGCCGGCGAACCAGGGTTCGTCGGTAGGTGTCAGCAAAGCTCGCACGGAAGACGAGTTCAATCAGGCCTTGGCGCTTGCCTTCGATTACGACCACAAGGTGCTGGTGGAATCGGCGATTGTCGGGCGCGAGATCGAGTGCGCGATCCTGGGCAACGAACACCCGCGTGCAAGCGTGTGCGGCGAGATCGTGGTCAGCGATGACTTCTACTCCTACGACACCAAGTACATCAACGAACAAGGGGCCGTGGTCAAGGCGCCGGCCGACCTGTCTGACGAGATCAACGAACGCATTCGTGCGATTGCCATTCAGGCTTTCCAGGCACTGGACTGCTGCGGCATGGCACGGGTCGATGTGTTCCTGACGCCCGATGGCGACGTGATCATCAACGAGGTCAACACCTTGCCCGGCTTCACCAACATCAGCATGTATCCGAAGCTGTGGGAAGCCAGCGGCCTGGGGTACACCGACCTGATCACCACGCTGATTGAGCTGGCGATGGAACGTCATCGCCAGGATGGCGAACTGAAGAGTTCGGTGCGTTGA